The following proteins are encoded in a genomic region of Bradyrhizobium sp. SK17:
- a CDS encoding branched-chain amino acid ABC transporter permease, translated as MIALLIANSLALASLLIMLSSGLALIYGLRDVINFGHGAIYMLGAYLGYTIALVGGFWLALLLVPVLLALLGIAFEYLALRPLQRRSHIEVALVTLGLGIIVGQIIIYVYGGEARSVEAPNILSGSVTILNLSYPVYRLFLIVMGLGSCALLALWLRYTSSGLYVRAVSQDPSVARMMGINADRLSLLVTSLSTAFAGIAGVLAGPYLSVDPGMDVVMIVNCLIIVVIGGTGSIGGAIIAALLFGFVQVAGSVFLPNLASLVPYILLMVVLLIAPGGIGRGRVLG; from the coding sequence GTGATCGCGCTGTTGATCGCGAATTCGCTGGCGCTGGCCTCGCTGCTGATCATGCTGTCGAGCGGACTTGCCCTGATCTACGGCCTGCGCGACGTGATCAATTTCGGCCACGGCGCGATCTACATGCTCGGCGCCTATCTCGGCTACACGATCGCCCTCGTTGGCGGGTTCTGGCTGGCGCTGCTGCTCGTTCCGGTCCTGCTGGCGCTGCTCGGGATCGCATTCGAGTATCTGGCGTTGCGGCCGCTGCAGCGCCGCTCGCACATCGAGGTAGCGCTGGTCACGCTCGGGCTCGGCATCATCGTCGGCCAGATCATCATCTACGTCTATGGCGGGGAGGCGCGTAGCGTCGAAGCGCCGAACATCCTGTCCGGTTCGGTAACGATCCTGAACCTGTCTTACCCGGTCTATCGGCTCTTCCTGATCGTGATGGGGCTCGGCTCGTGCGCGTTGCTGGCCCTGTGGCTTCGCTACACGTCGTCGGGCCTGTATGTGCGCGCGGTCAGCCAGGATCCGTCGGTGGCGCGCATGATGGGGATCAATGCCGATCGCCTGAGCCTGCTGGTGACCAGCCTCAGCACCGCATTTGCCGGCATCGCCGGCGTGCTGGCCGGGCCGTATCTGTCGGTCGATCCCGGCATGGACGTCGTGATGATCGTGAACTGCCTGATCATCGTGGTGATCGGCGGCACCGGCAGCATCGGCGGCGCGATCATCGCGGCCTTGCTGTTCGGATTCGTCCAGGTCGCGGGATCGGTATTCCTGCCCAATCTTGCATCGCTCGTACCTTACATCCTGCTCATGGTGGTGCTGTTGATTGCGCCGGGCGGCATCGGACGCGGGAGGGTGCTGGGTTGA
- a CDS encoding histidine phosphatase family protein: MTKLILIRHGMPDEGHPLRPHDPPLNEVGKNQAAQLADRLANEGVGRIVSSPQMRAQDTASPLAQRLDLAIETMDGLAEVDLYTDRYRSPETIRKENPGRWEEFQISPARFFGRDDDEFRDGVLRGFAAILADPKQSTIAVFSHGMPIKTVLLHILGLTTAVKFTIGHCSVTRVTGESIDALRIESVNETLISPRAS, translated from the coding sequence ATGACAAAGCTGATCCTGATCCGACATGGAATGCCCGACGAAGGCCATCCGCTACGACCACACGATCCGCCGCTGAACGAAGTGGGCAAGAACCAGGCGGCGCAGCTCGCGGACCGGCTGGCGAACGAAGGCGTCGGCCGCATCGTCAGCAGTCCTCAGATGCGCGCGCAGGACACCGCGTCACCACTCGCGCAACGGCTCGACCTCGCAATCGAGACGATGGATGGCCTCGCAGAAGTCGACCTTTACACGGACCGCTACCGCTCGCCGGAGACGATCAGGAAAGAGAATCCCGGACGCTGGGAAGAATTTCAGATCTCTCCGGCACGTTTCTTTGGACGAGACGACGATGAATTCCGCGACGGAGTGTTGCGGGGATTCGCGGCGATCCTGGCCGATCCGAAACAGTCGACGATCGCGGTCTTCAGCCACGGAATGCCGATCAAGACCGTGCTGCTCCACATTCTCGGCCTCACCACGGCCGTGAAATTCACCATCGGGCATTGCTCCGTGACGAGGGTGACCGGTGAGTCGATCGACGCGCTGCGGATCGAAAGCGTCAACGAGACACTGATTTCACCTCGCGCATCCTAG
- a CDS encoding MFS transporter, producing MTTVTAVGPVVTVDRLYTKIAWRIVPILILIFFFANLDRANVGFAALQMRQELGFSNAAYGLGAGIFFIGYFLFEIPSNVALQKVGAKIWFARIVLTWGMATIALAFVTDTTWFYVLRFVIGAAEAGTAPGVMLYLSQWVPDSQRGRFNSLYWVSVPIAFVAAGPLSGLIMTLFHGVAGCSGWQWLFAIEGALTVLVAPLIVFGLANDIGDAKWLTDDEKRVAQDAVAALAKTAGAHTYKDALRKPETLLACLAYFCLLIGYYGIAFWLPQLIKQAGISDTMTIGWLSALPWLAAGLAVVFVGPFSDAPGAGARCGRSPS from the coding sequence ATGACGACAGTAACTGCCGTAGGTCCAGTCGTAACCGTGGACCGGCTCTACACCAAGATCGCGTGGCGGATCGTTCCGATCCTCATCCTGATCTTCTTCTTTGCCAATCTCGACCGGGCCAATGTCGGATTTGCCGCCTTGCAGATGCGGCAGGAGTTGGGTTTCAGCAATGCCGCCTATGGCCTTGGCGCCGGCATCTTCTTCATCGGCTATTTCCTGTTCGAGATTCCAAGCAATGTTGCCTTGCAGAAGGTGGGCGCCAAGATCTGGTTTGCCCGCATCGTCCTGACCTGGGGCATGGCCACGATCGCGTTGGCTTTCGTGACGGACACGACCTGGTTCTATGTCCTGCGCTTCGTGATCGGCGCGGCCGAGGCGGGGACTGCGCCGGGTGTCATGCTGTATCTGTCGCAATGGGTTCCGGATAGCCAGCGCGGCCGCTTCAACTCGCTCTACTGGGTCTCGGTGCCGATCGCCTTTGTCGCGGCGGGGCCGCTCTCCGGCCTGATCATGACGCTGTTCCACGGCGTGGCCGGATGCTCCGGCTGGCAATGGTTGTTCGCGATCGAAGGTGCGCTGACCGTCCTTGTCGCGCCGTTGATCGTGTTCGGCCTGGCGAACGATATCGGGGATGCCAAGTGGTTGACCGACGATGAGAAGCGGGTCGCGCAGGATGCGGTCGCCGCGCTCGCGAAGACGGCGGGTGCGCACACTTACAAGGATGCGCTGCGCAAGCCGGAAACGCTGCTGGCGTGCCTGGCCTATTTCTGCCTGCTGATCGGCTATTACGGCATCGCGTTCTGGCTGCCGCAATTGATCAAGCAGGCGGGGATCTCCGACACCATGACGATCGGCTGGCTGTCGGCTTTGCCCTGGCTCGCCGCCGGTCTCGCAGTCGTCTTCGTCGGACCGTTTTCCGATGCCCCGGGCGCAGGGGCGCGGTGCGGACGATCGCCATCCTGA
- a CDS encoding phosphotransferase translates to MASSPCKRLIGLTDKSITADSKASTLSGMLGVTTRKLFAGGRIASSPAGGTMKAAFPVSPGEVDPAWLTDVLRANRLIAQGEKVDGFEATPIGLGFGQTGESARLTLRYARSETSTKAPASLFAKFATTDPVRRKASKAIGLYQREVNFYNVLVKAASVRAPACYFAETTGEGEFFALLLEDFPNHRPGDETVGLKVEEARLAIDLMAQLHGPYWGKMAKVDLAPLVMPARDRYVVAWNEMEARFGEHVPDRFREAREAYLDAIVPLQQWLTSQPSTLGHGDLRLDNLLFGRDGNDPIVAVDWQAVRPSKGMRDFAYLVSHSMNVDDRRAHELELLRRYVERIGSFGIRYSF, encoded by the coding sequence GTGGCATCCTCACCTTGCAAACGTCTTATCGGATTGACCGATAAGTCTATCACCGCAGATTCGAAAGCGTCAACGTTGAGCGGCATGCTAGGCGTGACGACAAGAAAGCTATTTGCAGGAGGGCGAATTGCATCGTCGCCTGCGGGAGGAACGATGAAGGCTGCCTTTCCTGTCTCGCCGGGGGAAGTCGATCCAGCGTGGTTGACCGACGTGCTGCGAGCGAACCGGCTGATCGCGCAAGGCGAAAAGGTCGATGGTTTCGAGGCCACCCCGATCGGATTAGGTTTCGGGCAAACCGGCGAGTCCGCGCGCCTGACCTTGCGTTACGCACGATCGGAAACGTCGACAAAAGCGCCGGCCAGCCTGTTCGCGAAATTTGCCACCACCGATCCGGTGAGGCGGAAAGCGTCCAAGGCGATCGGCCTCTACCAGAGAGAGGTCAACTTCTACAACGTCCTGGTGAAGGCCGCGAGCGTCCGGGCGCCGGCCTGTTACTTCGCCGAAACGACCGGCGAGGGCGAGTTCTTCGCGCTGCTGCTCGAGGATTTTCCAAACCACCGCCCGGGTGACGAGACGGTCGGCCTCAAGGTCGAGGAAGCCCGCCTTGCGATCGACCTGATGGCTCAGTTGCATGGCCCGTACTGGGGCAAGATGGCGAAGGTGGATCTCGCGCCGCTGGTGATGCCGGCGCGCGACAGGTATGTCGTCGCCTGGAACGAGATGGAGGCGCGGTTCGGGGAGCACGTTCCGGATCGCTTCCGCGAGGCACGCGAAGCCTATCTCGACGCGATCGTGCCGCTTCAGCAATGGCTCACTTCCCAGCCGTCGACGCTGGGGCACGGTGATCTTCGCCTCGACAATCTGTTGTTCGGGCGGGACGGCAACGACCCGATCGTCGCGGTCGATTGGCAGGCCGTGCGCCCGTCCAAGGGGATGAGGGATTTCGCGTATCTGGTCAGCCACAGCATGAACGTCGACGACCGGCGCGCCCATGAACTCGAGTTGCTGCGGCGCTACGTCGAGCGGATCGGATCGTTCGGCATCCGCTACTCGTTCTAG
- a CDS encoding LysR family transcriptional regulator, with protein MPPIELRQLRYFLHLADELSFSRAARKANISQSSMTDQLQRLEDVLGVRLVDRNRRNVRLTPAGSVLRQEGQGLLEQIEALTEKTRAAGGISRERLRIGYSEMALSSPMPRIIQNFRHRYPDADTILLEQSSNGSERALLHGTFDCLFVPDLQAHPKISSLGIGDDAVLACMPESSPLLDSPSVCPEQFREQPIILPEDGSRFGDRILSAFARADIKPRIAARMSRASAILTLVAAEAGIGFIPLSLVGLVPKGVSVRPFASPPLTIPFSLVWRNDPINCVVERFVAVARETIGQIDEPTLKTTMAVSSA; from the coding sequence ATGCCACCCATCGAGTTGCGTCAACTTCGCTATTTCCTGCATCTGGCGGACGAGCTGAGCTTCAGTCGAGCAGCGCGGAAGGCGAATATTTCCCAATCGTCGATGACGGATCAGTTGCAGCGGCTCGAGGATGTCCTGGGCGTGCGCCTTGTCGATCGGAACCGGCGCAACGTTCGGCTGACGCCTGCCGGAAGCGTGTTGCGGCAGGAAGGCCAGGGCCTGCTCGAGCAGATCGAAGCCCTCACCGAGAAGACCCGGGCAGCCGGTGGCATTTCAAGGGAACGATTGCGGATCGGCTACTCCGAGATGGCGCTCAGTTCGCCGATGCCGCGGATCATCCAGAATTTTCGGCATCGCTATCCGGATGCCGACACCATTCTGCTCGAACAATCGTCCAATGGTTCCGAACGGGCCTTGCTGCACGGCACCTTCGATTGCCTGTTCGTGCCGGACCTGCAAGCCCACCCGAAGATCTCGAGCCTCGGCATCGGCGATGACGCCGTGCTTGCATGCATGCCTGAGTCCTCTCCGCTGCTCGACAGCCCTTCCGTCTGCCCCGAACAGTTCCGGGAGCAGCCCATCATCCTGCCCGAGGACGGGAGCCGCTTCGGTGACCGGATCCTGTCCGCTTTCGCACGTGCAGACATCAAGCCGAGGATCGCTGCCCGCATGTCCCGTGCGTCAGCGATCCTGACGCTTGTCGCGGCTGAAGCAGGAATTGGCTTCATCCCGCTGTCCCTGGTCGGTCTGGTGCCAAAGGGCGTGAGCGTCCGACCGTTTGCCAGTCCGCCTCTGACCATCCCGTTCTCGTTGGTCTGGCGGAACGATCCGATCAACTGCGTTGTCGAGCGCTTCGTCGCGGTTGCGCGCGAAACGATCGGGCAAATTGACGAGCCAACGCTCAAGACGACGATGGCGGTCTCGTCGGCCTGA
- a CDS encoding aminoglycoside phosphotransferase family protein, which translates to MAASGATALAALRIGGRVAFERLVRPKARRAEDVPCSPEAITPEWLTAVLCQQTPGAVVTDVVVKASSAGTHERHQLIVSYNDAGQRAGLPRSMFTKSLPSIVTRMIGGFNGTARVEGRFYTQLRPQLEIEAPIGYHAAFDRQTYASMLLLEDMVATKSATFCNYKTYVDREMAEDMVDVLAALHARFYGNDELAARYRWVAGYPRWFTIGAEKMSLEHYTRKAFDAAAHVIPASVLAQRDAVWPAAIRALAVHDSEPQGLIHSDVHIGNWYRTGAGKMGLCDWQCLARGHWTRDFSYAVTAALTPDDRRNWEKDLLRRYLDRFAGLTGTRPDFDQSFLHYRQQMVHALLMWTITLCHSPLLPAMQSEQTTLAMIGRISTAMADLDSLRS; encoded by the coding sequence ATGGCTGCCTCGGGTGCAACGGCGCTGGCTGCGCTCAGGATCGGCGGACGGGTCGCCTTCGAGCGTCTGGTCCGGCCGAAGGCCCGTCGGGCGGAGGATGTCCCGTGCTCGCCCGAGGCCATTACGCCGGAATGGCTGACTGCGGTCCTTTGCCAGCAGACTCCGGGAGCCGTTGTCACCGACGTCGTGGTGAAGGCATCGAGTGCGGGGACGCACGAGCGTCATCAGTTGATCGTGAGCTACAATGACGCCGGCCAGCGTGCGGGCCTGCCAAGGTCGATGTTCACCAAGTCGCTGCCCAGCATCGTGACCCGGATGATTGGCGGCTTCAACGGCACCGCGCGCGTCGAAGGCCGCTTCTACACGCAACTGCGGCCGCAGCTCGAGATCGAGGCGCCGATCGGCTATCACGCTGCTTTCGATCGCCAGACCTATGCCTCGATGCTCCTGCTCGAAGACATGGTGGCGACCAAATCAGCGACCTTCTGCAACTACAAGACCTACGTCGATCGCGAGATGGCGGAGGACATGGTCGACGTTCTCGCTGCGCTGCACGCCCGCTTCTACGGCAATGACGAACTCGCGGCGCGCTATCGATGGGTGGCCGGCTATCCGCGTTGGTTCACCATCGGCGCGGAGAAGATGAGCCTGGAACATTATACGCGGAAGGCCTTCGATGCCGCCGCGCATGTGATTCCCGCGAGCGTGCTGGCGCAGCGCGATGCGGTCTGGCCTGCGGCGATCCGGGCGCTTGCAGTTCATGACAGCGAGCCGCAGGGGCTGATCCATTCCGATGTGCATATCGGTAACTGGTATCGCACCGGGGCAGGCAAGATGGGGCTGTGCGATTGGCAATGCCTCGCCCGTGGTCACTGGACGCGGGATTTTTCCTATGCGGTGACAGCGGCGCTGACGCCAGACGACCGCCGCAACTGGGAGAAGGATCTACTCCGCCGCTATCTCGACCGGTTCGCCGGATTGACGGGGACCAGGCCGGATTTCGACCAGAGTTTCCTGCACTACCGGCAGCAGATGGTGCATGCGCTCCTGATGTGGACGATCACCCTGTGCCATTCGCCCCTGTTGCCGGCGATGCAGTCGGAGCAGACGACATTGGCGATGATCGGACGAATTTCGACGGCGATGGCCGATCTGGACTCACTGCGCAGCTGA
- a CDS encoding ABC transporter substrate-binding protein, with the protein MRIAILLGVSALVFASAAGAADKQYGPGVSDTEIKIGQTVPYSGPASAFSSYGRVMTGYFQMLNERGGINGRKVNLISLDNAFSPPKAIEQTRKLVDDDGVLAEVGTVGTVPNVAVQKYLNQNKVPQVFISAGGRRFNDPQNFPWTVPFYPPFEMEGATFGKFIARKMPNAKVAVLYQNDDYGKDYLTGFKAGLGADGTAKIVAEAPYELSYPTVDSEILKLKASGADTIIYFATPKFAAQAIKKLNELNWKPAQFLASPVNSIQGVLMPAGLDNVQGAYTTQFTKQAGDPAWADDQEVKDYVAFMKKWAPNDSPNDFIALSGYINAQAIAKGLQRCGDNLTRESLLAQATSFNKERVGMLLPGIELSNSKENYAPYRSLRMAIFEKTSWKLLEE; encoded by the coding sequence ATGAGAATTGCGATTCTGCTCGGGGTGTCCGCGCTCGTTTTCGCCAGCGCGGCCGGTGCTGCCGACAAACAGTATGGCCCGGGCGTCTCCGATACCGAAATCAAGATCGGCCAGACCGTGCCCTATAGCGGGCCCGCATCGGCCTTCTCGAGCTATGGCCGCGTCATGACCGGCTACTTCCAGATGTTGAACGAGCGCGGCGGCATCAACGGCAGGAAGGTGAACCTGATCTCGCTGGACAACGCATTCAGTCCGCCGAAGGCCATCGAGCAAACCCGCAAGCTGGTCGATGATGACGGCGTGCTTGCCGAAGTCGGCACGGTTGGCACCGTCCCCAACGTTGCCGTTCAGAAGTACCTGAACCAGAACAAGGTCCCGCAAGTCTTCATCTCCGCCGGTGGCCGCCGTTTCAACGATCCGCAGAATTTCCCCTGGACCGTACCGTTCTATCCGCCATTCGAGATGGAAGGCGCGACCTTCGGCAAGTTCATCGCCAGGAAGATGCCGAACGCGAAGGTCGCGGTGCTCTATCAGAACGACGACTACGGCAAGGATTACCTCACCGGCTTCAAGGCGGGTCTGGGCGCCGATGGCACGGCGAAGATCGTGGCGGAAGCGCCCTACGAACTGAGCTATCCGACCGTCGATTCCGAGATCCTCAAGCTCAAGGCATCGGGCGCCGATACGATCATTTACTTTGCGACTCCGAAGTTTGCCGCGCAGGCGATCAAGAAATTGAACGAGCTGAACTGGAAGCCGGCGCAATTCCTGGCCAGCCCCGTCAACTCGATCCAGGGCGTGTTGATGCCGGCCGGGCTCGACAACGTTCAGGGCGCCTACACGACCCAGTTCACCAAGCAGGCCGGCGATCCGGCCTGGGCAGACGACCAGGAGGTGAAGGACTATGTCGCCTTCATGAAGAAATGGGCGCCGAATGACAGTCCGAACGATTTCATCGCGCTGTCCGGCTACATCAATGCGCAGGCGATCGCGAAGGGCCTGCAACGATGCGGCGACAATCTGACACGCGAAAGCCTGCTGGCCCAGGCGACGAGCTTCAACAAGGAGCGGGTCGGCATGCTGCTGCCGGGCATCGAGCTCTCCAATTCGAAGGAGAACTATGCCCCCTATCGCAGCTTGCGGATGGCCATCTTCGAGAAAACGTCATGGAAGCTTCTCGAAGAGTAG